In Akkermansia muciniphila ATCC BAA-835, the genomic stretch TGGCTGCCGCCGCCCGCAATATTATTAACGGATAAACCCCTTACCTGGGCCCTATCGGACACCAATCATGGATAAGAAGATTTTCCCGGACGAACCTGAGATTCCCATTTTGCCTAATTTGTTTACGGCAGGGAACCTGGTGTGCGGTTTTTTCGCCATTCTGACGATTTTTGAGGGAATCAACCAGGCGGACAGCGACGCTGTGGCTGCTTTTTCCTATTATCAGAATGCCACTTTTTTAATCTTCGCGGCATGTTTGTTTGACTTGTTTGACGGCCGTATTGCCCGCATGCGCGGGCAGGACGGCCCGTTCGGGCGGGAATTCGATTCTCTGGCGGATATTGTCTCCTTCGGCATTGCCCCGGCGCTGCTGGTAGCCAAGGCCGTCCTGTTCCAGCTGTCCCCTCCGGAGGTGGGTTGGGGCATCGGCATCCTGTATCTGCTGTGCGCCGCGCTGCGCCTGGCGCGGTTTAATTGCATGGCGGCCGCTCCCCGGAAGGAAGGCCAGAGCAGCGATTTTGTGGGTCTGCCCGTTCCGATGGCGGCGGGAGCCGTGGTCTCCACCATGTACCTGGTGATGTATCTGGCAGGCAGGGTTCCGGACGGGGCCATGGACCTGGGCGTCTTCAAATACGTGATTGCGCTGGCAATGGCGGGAGTCTCCATTCTGATGATGAGCCGGGTGGTCTATCCCAGCTTCAAGCATATCAACATGCGCACGCGGGGGACGATGTACGCGATTGTGTTCATCGTGCTGGCGGTCATCTGCATTTTCAAATTCCCGTGGGTGATGCCCGCAGTCATTTTTTCCATTTATCTGCTTTACGGGCTGGTGCGGCCCTGGGTGGCCCGCCGCTGGCGGAACAGGCTGGAAGCCCGTGATGGAGAATAGGAAGACTTTCAGAAAACTGTTCCTGCCTCTTCTTTGAACAGACCATGCTGCGCCGGATTGGTGCCGGGCGGCGGTGTCTCCGCAGCCCGGTTCCGGGAATGTCCCTGGGTCCGGCTTTTTTAAGGGCGGGAACGCAGCCCTCCCTTTCAGGACCGTCCGCAATTTTCCTGCGCGGAGCGTGCGCCGGACCGGACGGGGGATAAAGATTTGGCGTCCGGAGGAAAGACGGAGAAGGAGGGAAGGGGGGGAATCGTGCCGAAGGACCGGAGCTTATTTGTTTTTCTTTTTAAAATCGTCCGCAAAGGGGTCTTTTTCCGGGGCGGTGGGCACGGCGTGCGTTTCAATATCCTTGGTGCTCTTGACCAGCGTGATGCATACGGGCTTGCTGCGGTTGCCCATGGCGTCATAAGTGTAAAGGAAGCGGCGCACGAGTTCCTTGGTGCGGGAATCGAACATTTGCTCTTCTCTCAGGTTGGCGTTGCCGTCGTAGCCGTAACGCACGAAAAAGAGTTCGTTTTTCTGCCCGTCAAAGATCAGGCAGGAGCGCAGCTCTCCAAAAGGCCCTCTTTTGTACAGGGTTACGGAAACGAGGACATTGCGGATGTTGTAAGTGGTTTTTTTCATCCCTTTGCCGTCCCCTGTTTTTTCAAAGTAGCTGCGGGAACCGTCTTCATGTTTGACCATGCGGGAAGAAGCTGTCTGGACATTGAAATCGTCCTGGCCGGCGGCCAGGGCTCCGGACGTCATGAGCAGGGGGATGAAGAGAAGCAGGGGCGTTGTTTTCATGGTGAAAAAAGAGTTTCTGACTTATTAAAGTGATGTATAGTGGCTTTGACAAGAACGTAATTAGATGAACTGGCTTGTAAGGAGAGACGTATTGGAGGTGGCGCGCGGAGGCGTGCTGATGGGAATTGTGAACGTTACTCCGGATTCCTTTTCCGACGGAGGGCGTTTTTATGCGACGGAACGCGCTGTCTCCCATGCAAAAGAGCTTGAACGGCAGGGCGCCCTTATTCTGGACATTGGGGGGGAGTCCACCAGGCCGGGGGCCGCGGAGGTTTCCGCGGAGGAGGAATTGGACAGGGTGCTGCCCGTGGTGCGGGAACTCCGTTCATGCACGGATGCCGTGATTTCCGTGGACACGCGCCATGCCGCCGTAGCGGCGGCTGTGCTGGAAGCGGGTGCGGACGTCATTAATGATATTTCCGGATTGCGGGAGGCGGGGATGGCGGAATTGTGCGCTGCGGCGCGCTGCGGCGTGGTGGCGATGCACATGCAGGGACGGCCTGAAACCATGCAGGACGCTCCTTCTTATGGGGATGTGGTGCGGGAAGTGCGCGGCTATTTTGAGGAACGTTATGATTTTCTGCTGGGGCGGGGGCTGGAACCGGAGCAGATCTGCTGGGATCCCGGCATCGGCTTTGGCAAAACGGCGGAACACAATCTGGCCCTGCTGTCCAACATGGACAAGCTTCAGGTGGCAGGCCGCCCGGTGCTGCTGGGCCTTTCCCGCAAGCGCATGCTGGGCGCCGTCCTGGGGGATGCGGAGCAGGGACGCGCGCCGCTGAGCACCGCCGTGATGACGGTGTGGGGGCATTTGCACGGCGCGCAGATTCACCGTGTCCATGACGTGGCGGAATGCGCCCGCGCCCTCCGGCTGATCCGGGCCGCTGAACCGTTTGTCCGCTGATTGAGCCATGGAATCCGCTTCTTCCCGTCCGGTATTGACGTCCCTGGCGTCCATTGCATTTTCCCTGGCGGTGGTGTTCCTTTTTCTGGCGGTACGGGGGATCTGGCCTTTCGGAGGCCGCTTCCTGGAGTATATGGATAACGGGCAGCTGGTTTATCCTACCTTGAAGTATTATGCCTCCGCCCTGATGTCCGGAGCGTTTGACGGAGCTTTTTTTTATGATGTCAATGGAGGCGCGGGAATCCGGGTGAGCCCTACGCTGCCGCATCAGCTGCTGATCCCCTCCACCTGGATTGCCGTGGCGATGGGGGATTCCTTCCTGTTGAAGGACATGGTCTGGGTGATGCTGGCGGATGTGGCCTGCATCTGCGTGACGGCTTCCTGGTTCCTGAGACGCGTGTTTCCCTCCCTGCCCGTATGCTGGACCGTGCTGCTGACGGCGGGTTATGCCGTGGGGGGCTTTTTCCAAACCAAGTACGGGTTCATGCAGTTCCTGGACCATGCCGCCATGTTCCCCCTGTTTGCCCTGGGCCTTTACCGGCTGGTGAACGGGGGAAGGGGCTGGCTGTATGCCGCCGGCCTCTTCCTGCTGGCTACCTCCCTGTACAGCGCTTTCATGGCCGTCGTCACCGGCTGGCTGTTCGCGTGGGCCTTTACGCTGCCCCTGAAGGGGACGCGGGAACGCCGCGTGCGCCTGGCCCGCGTGTTCTGGTACACGGCGGCGGTAACGCTGGCCACTTGTTATTACTGGCTGCCGATGGCGGAAATGAGCCGGGATTCCATGCGTTCCCTGTTTATGACGCCGCCCACGTTTTTTGAATTGTCATGGCCGTTTGACCCTCCCAAATTCCTGGAACGCCTTTACGCCTGTTTGCCGGGGATGTCATTTGCCGCTCTGGCGGCGGTTTATCTGGCTTGCGGGAAGAAGGCGTCCCCGGCGCCGGACAGAGGGAGGCGCCTGTTTATCCTTCTTCTGGCGGCGTCCGTTTTGCCCGCGTTTGTCGAACCCATCCACCGCGCCGCCCATTTATGGAGCTACGTGGATTTTCCCGTCCGGTTCGGTTTTATTCCCAATCTGGCGGTAATGTCGTTCTGCGCCTGGATTTTGTCCGGCGGCAGGCTTCCGGGGCCGGCAGGACGGCCATGGGGGTGGGGATGGAGCCTGGGGTTTCCCATAGCGGCTTTTTTCTTTTCCCTGTTTGTCCTGAAGATGACGGCTGCGGATCTTGCGGTGCGTCTTCTGCCTTTGCTGTTTTTTGCATGCGCATGGCTGTGCTGGAGGCATGTGGAGGGCAAAAGGCTGGCGTGGTCCATCGCTTCCGTGATGATGCTGGGGCTGCCCATAGGGGCTGCCGCGTTCTGGAGGCAGGGGGAGGAGGAGAAAGCCTCCGTCCAGGCGCTCAATGCGGAATGGCTGGCGCGCGGCATGAAGGGGTATTCAGGCTTGCTGCGCGTGAAGGACAGGGATCGCCTGATGGTGGAAAACGCGGATTGCCTGGGGCCTGTCCCGGGCATTGGCAATTTCCGGCATACGACGAGCATCGGTCATTTCCGTTTTCTGAAAAACCTGGGGTACCGGGATGAATTCACGCGCACGTACAGCCAGGGAGGCACTCTGTTTTCCGATTTGCTGCTGGGCCACGGTTTTGTGCTGGCGTCCCGGCCCATGGAGGGAATGGAGTGCGTGCTTTCCCGGGAAGGCATGTATTTATACAGGCTTCCGGGCGCCCGCTGGGGGCTGGTGGTTCCCCAGGGCGCGCTGGGGCTGCGTCTGGATGGGAACGCTGATGTGTTCAGCAATCTTAATGCCCTGCACGCCGCGCTCTGCCCATCGGCGGAAGGCCCCCTTTATGAGGCCGTAATAGTGAGGACGGAGATGAGCGGCCCCTTTTACCGGGCGGGCATTCCGGAATATCCCGGTGCGGTGTACGGGTTCCCGCAGACGGATACGGCGGAACTCCGTATCAATGGATGTGCGGTGCCCGTCATGGCGGAGGCGCAGAAGACATCCGGAGGAACGAGCCGCACCTATAACGGGGTTTTGGAATTGAAGCGTGCGGCCGTTGCCGGGGAAACTGTGGTGGAGGGGAGGATGCTGCGGACCGTGGAGACGCCCCTTCTGGCGGCTGCGGCGCGTACGCCGGAGCAGGATGTTCCGGTTCTGGGGAAAGAGCAGGATAAGTACGGGATGGAGGCGAAAGGAAGCGGTGGCCATGTGGAGGTGGCGCTGAATGCCGGGGAAGGGGAGGCTCTCATGGTGCCGGTCGTGTATGACCGGGGATGGAGAGCCCGGCGGAACGGGATGGAGGCGCCTGTGGAAAAGGTGGGGGAATTGATGGCGGTGCGCCTTCTGAAAGGGCAAAACCGGGTGGTGTTTGATTATTATCCGCCTTTATTGAAAGGGTCCCTGCTGTTTTCCTCCGGCGCGGCCGCCGTCTTCCTGCTGTATGCATGGTGGGCGCGGCGGCATCCGGAATCCACGCTCAGGAGGATTGTTCTGGCCTGCGGATACAGGCTGTTTCAGTGCTGCGCCGCCGTGGTGCTGGCGGCTGTTTATATGGGGTCAATCGTGTTGTTTATCGTGCAGTCCGTGTTGTGAAGGAATCCCCGGAAGGCGGGGAAATAGGCCAGGGACTGCGTGCGGGGGGATGCTGGCGTGGAACAATATCCGCGGGGCGGTACCGCTCCCGTTTTTCCGGTTACCGGATTGGCGGGAAAAGGCTTTCCGTTTTGAAGGATTGTTGACAGGGGAATCTGGCGCGGTAGAGTGGTTTCATGCAGTCTTCCTATTGTCCGAGTCCTTATCGATATACGCGCCGCGTAACCCGTGAAGTCATGGTGGGGAATGTGGGGGTGGGCGGATCCAATCCCATCCGGATCCAGTCCATGCTGACGTCCGATACGCGGGATACGGATGCCTGCGTGAAGGAGGCTTTGGAGCTGGCGGAGGCAGGGTGCGAGATTATCCGCCTGACCGCCCAGACCAAGGCGTATGCCGCCAATTTGGAGAATATTGCCCGGGAATTGCGCGCTGCCGGCTGCCATGTGCCTCTGGTGGCCGATATCCACTTCAAGCCGGATGCCGCGATGGAGGCTGCCAAATGGGTGGAGAAGATTCGTATTAATCCGGGCAATTTCGTTGATAAGAAGAAGTTTGAAGTGCGGGAGTATTCCGACGCCGAATACCGCGAGGAGCTGGACCGCCTGAAGGAAGAATTTACGCCCCTGGTTCTGTTTTGCCGGGAGCATGGCCGCGCGATGCGCATCGGTTCCAACCATGGCTCCCTGTCCGACCGCATTCTGAACCGCTTTGGCGATACGCCGGAGGGGATGGTGGAGAGCGCGATTGAGTTTGCCCAGATTGCCCGCGACCTGGATTACCATTCCCTGGTGTTTTCCATGAAGGCTTCCAACGTCAAGGTGATGGTGGCCGCTTACCGATTGCTGGTGGAGCGCATGAACGCCCTGGGGCCGGATTGGAATTATCCCATTCATCTGGGGGTGACGGAAGCCGGGGGCGGAGAGGACGGCCGCATCAAGAGCGCCGTGGGCATCGGCTCCCTGCTGACGGACGGCATTGGTGATACCCTGCGCGTTTCCCTGACGGAGGACGCTGTGAGGGAGGTGCCCGTGGCTTACCGCCTGTCCAATCCTTTCCAGCCGTCGGAGCGTTCCGATGACCCGGTTTCCTTCCCTGAACCGGAGTTGAGCTATGATCCCCTGAAGTTTTCCAAAAGGCAGGGTGGGCTGGCGATGTATTATGGCGTACGCCTGGGCTGGGAACAGCCTGTGCGCGTGGCGGTTCCTGACGCCGGGTTTTACGCCCTGCAGACAGAACGGGAGGCGATGGGGGACATGATGCCTGAATTATCCCTGGGGCAGCTGGATGCCATTGAGGTGGATCCCCGGTGCGATGCCGATCTGGAGCCGTTGAAGGAGCTGGCGGAACCGTCTATTGTTACTGTGAAGAACGGGCTGGCTATGGAGCCTGTATATGCGTTCCGCCTTCTGGCTGCCCGTATTGAGGACAGGCATCTGATCCTGCTGAAGGATACGCTGGTGCCCGGTTCCGTTTCCGGGGAAGACGTGCCGCTGACGGCTGCCCGCAATATCGGCTCCCTGCTGTGCGACGGGATTGGAGACGCCGTGCTGATTCAGGGCGAGTCGGACCCCCGTTTGGCTTCTTTCCTGGGATTCAATATTTTGCAGGCTACGGGAACGAGGCTGACGCGGGCGGATTACGTTTCCTGCCCGTCCTGCGGGCGTACCCTGTACAATATCCAGGAGGCGACGGCCCGCATCCGGAAAGCCACGGAACATCTGAAAGGGGTGAAGATTGCCGTGATGGGATGTATTGTGAATGGCCCCGGCGAGATGGCGGATGCGGATTTCGGTTATGTGGGCGGCGCGCCGAACAAGATCAACCTGTATGTGAAGCATACGCCTGTGAAGTTCAATATTCCCCAGGAGGAGGCTGTGGAACGGCTGGTGGATCTGATCAAGGAGTATGGGCGGTGGGTGGACCCCAAGTGAGGTTTTAACGTTGAGGGAACTTTTTTGATGCGGAGAGTGTTCATCAGCGGCGGTCACGGCGGTTTGGCGCGGGCCATCGTGGAATGTTTTTCCGCTGCGGGATGGGAGACGGATGCCCCGAGCCATGCCGTACTGGATGTGGGAGACCGTTCCGCCGTACGCCGCTGGTTTGATTGCCATGCCGCGTATGATTTGGCGGTTTGCGCCGCCGGAATTACCAGGGACAGGCCGTTCCTGAAGCAGACGGAGGAGGAGTGGGACGAGGTAATGAATGTGAATGTGACGGGAGCCGCCTGGTGCGGCCGATGCGCCGCCGCCGCCATGGTGCGGGAGAAGAGGGAGGGGCAGGTGGTGATGATCGGTTCTTATGCGGCGCTCCGTCCGGCTTCGTCCCAGGCGGCTTATGCCGCTTCCAAGGCTGCTCTGGCGGGCCTGGTGAAAAGCCTGGCGCGGGAATGGGGAAAGGATGGGATTCGCGTGAATCTGGTGTTGCCGGGGTTCATGCTGACGGAGATGACGGCCGTGCTGCGGGATAGCGTGAAAGAGGCGGCTTTGTCCCGGCATGTTTTGAGCCGGTTGAATACGCCGGAACAGGCTGCGGCGTTTATCCTGTTTTTACAGGATGTTCTTACGGCGGCTTCCGGCCAGGTGTTCGATCTGGACAGCAGGATTGTTTAATAATGGACAGCGGATTTATTATCCGCGTTCTCCTCTGTTGATGCTATATTTTCCAAAAAATCATTTTTTTAATAAAAATGATTGCCTGCGATGGTGCTGAAAGCAGGAAATCTTGAGAAACAAGGTTTTTCCTGTCTTTTGGGAAGCAGGAAAACATGGACAGATTCCTCTTTCCGTGTTTGGAATTCCATGTTTTCAACGGGAACCGGATGTCCCTCGTGTATCAAATTTTTTCTTAAATTATTCTTCTTCAATATTAAGGCTTGAACGCGGATAATAAATCCGTAGAAATGTTTCTCCATGAGTTTGCCGCTGGCTGATGATGAAGAGAAAGGAAAGCGTTTTTCCTGTGGTTGTCCGGAATATATTTCCCCGTCCCGGAATTATGGAATAGATGCCTTGCGCATTGTCGCCATGATGATGGTTTTAATTCTTCATCTTTTGGCTTCCATTGATGTTTTGTCTTTGGAGAACCATGGGTCCGCTTCCTATAATGTCGGGTGGCTGCTGGAGATTGCCGCTTATTGCGGTGTGAATTGTTATGCGTTAATTACAGGATATGTGTGCTGCGACGGAACGTTCAGGTATGAACGTGTGGTTTCCTTATGGTTTCAGGTTGTTTTTTATACATGGGGCAGTTTGCTGCTGGCTCTGTTGTTTTTCCCCCAGGAGGTTCAGTTGAGTAATATTCTGCATTCCCTTTTTCCGGTTTTATCCGGCCAATATTGGTATGTGACGGCGTATGTGGGGCTGTTTTTCTTCATTCCGTTTCTTAACGCCCTGGGGAACAGGCTGACCAAATTACAGTTCCAGTATCTTCTGGTTACCGTTTTCATGCTGTTTTCCATTATTCCCACCCTGCTTCACACGGATGTGTTCCCGGTGGAAGAAGGGTATAGCATCTGGTGGCTGGGCATCCTTTACATGCTGGGGATGTATGTTAAAAAGCATGGCTTGCTGACGGGAATGAAAACGCGTCCGTTATGGATGTTTTATGCCGGATGCGTATGTTTTGCCTGGGTTTTCAAGATGGTTCTGAATGTGGTGTCTCCATACCTGATT encodes the following:
- a CDS encoding SDR family NAD(P)-dependent oxidoreductase, which encodes MRRVFISGGHGGLARAIVECFSAAGWETDAPSHAVLDVGDRSAVRRWFDCHAAYDLAVCAAGITRDRPFLKQTEEEWDEVMNVNVTGAAWCGRCAAAAMVREKREGQVVMIGSYAALRPASSQAAYAASKAALAGLVKSLAREWGKDGIRVNLVLPGFMLTEMTAVLRDSVKEAALSRHVLSRLNTPEQAAAFILFLQDVLTAASGQVFDLDSRIV
- the pssA gene encoding CDP-diacylglycerol--serine O-phosphatidyltransferase, with the translated sequence MDKKIFPDEPEIPILPNLFTAGNLVCGFFAILTIFEGINQADSDAVAAFSYYQNATFLIFAACLFDLFDGRIARMRGQDGPFGREFDSLADIVSFGIAPALLVAKAVLFQLSPPEVGWGIGILYLLCAALRLARFNCMAAAPRKEGQSSDFVGLPVPMAAGAVVSTMYLVMYLAGRVPDGAMDLGVFKYVIALAMAGVSILMMSRVVYPSFKHINMRTRGTMYAIVFIVLAVICIFKFPWVMPAVIFSIYLLYGLVRPWVARRWRNRLEARDGE
- the ispG gene encoding (E)-4-hydroxy-3-methylbut-2-enyl-diphosphate synthase, which gives rise to MQSSYCPSPYRYTRRVTREVMVGNVGVGGSNPIRIQSMLTSDTRDTDACVKEALELAEAGCEIIRLTAQTKAYAANLENIARELRAAGCHVPLVADIHFKPDAAMEAAKWVEKIRINPGNFVDKKKFEVREYSDAEYREELDRLKEEFTPLVLFCREHGRAMRIGSNHGSLSDRILNRFGDTPEGMVESAIEFAQIARDLDYHSLVFSMKASNVKVMVAAYRLLVERMNALGPDWNYPIHLGVTEAGGGEDGRIKSAVGIGSLLTDGIGDTLRVSLTEDAVREVPVAYRLSNPFQPSERSDDPVSFPEPELSYDPLKFSKRQGGLAMYYGVRLGWEQPVRVAVPDAGFYALQTEREAMGDMMPELSLGQLDAIEVDPRCDADLEPLKELAEPSIVTVKNGLAMEPVYAFRLLAARIEDRHLILLKDTLVPGSVSGEDVPLTAARNIGSLLCDGIGDAVLIQGESDPRLASFLGFNILQATGTRLTRADYVSCPSCGRTLYNIQEATARIRKATEHLKGVKIAVMGCIVNGPGEMADADFGYVGGAPNKINLYVKHTPVKFNIPQEEAVERLVDLIKEYGRWVDPK
- a CDS encoding YfhO family protein; the protein is MESASSRPVLTSLASIAFSLAVVFLFLAVRGIWPFGGRFLEYMDNGQLVYPTLKYYASALMSGAFDGAFFYDVNGGAGIRVSPTLPHQLLIPSTWIAVAMGDSFLLKDMVWVMLADVACICVTASWFLRRVFPSLPVCWTVLLTAGYAVGGFFQTKYGFMQFLDHAAMFPLFALGLYRLVNGGRGWLYAAGLFLLATSLYSAFMAVVTGWLFAWAFTLPLKGTRERRVRLARVFWYTAAVTLATCYYWLPMAEMSRDSMRSLFMTPPTFFELSWPFDPPKFLERLYACLPGMSFAALAAVYLACGKKASPAPDRGRRLFILLLAASVLPAFVEPIHRAAHLWSYVDFPVRFGFIPNLAVMSFCAWILSGGRLPGPAGRPWGWGWSLGFPIAAFFFSLFVLKMTAADLAVRLLPLLFFACAWLCWRHVEGKRLAWSIASVMMLGLPIGAAAFWRQGEEEKASVQALNAEWLARGMKGYSGLLRVKDRDRLMVENADCLGPVPGIGNFRHTTSIGHFRFLKNLGYRDEFTRTYSQGGTLFSDLLLGHGFVLASRPMEGMECVLSREGMYLYRLPGARWGLVVPQGALGLRLDGNADVFSNLNALHAALCPSAEGPLYEAVIVRTEMSGPFYRAGIPEYPGAVYGFPQTDTAELRINGCAVPVMAEAQKTSGGTSRTYNGVLELKRAAVAGETVVEGRMLRTVETPLLAAAARTPEQDVPVLGKEQDKYGMEAKGSGGHVEVALNAGEGEALMVPVVYDRGWRARRNGMEAPVEKVGELMAVRLLKGQNRVVFDYYPPLLKGSLLFSSGAAAVFLLYAWWARRHPESTLRRIVLACGYRLFQCCAAVVLAAVYMGSIVLFIVQSVL
- the folP gene encoding dihydropteroate synthase, which translates into the protein MNWLVRRDVLEVARGGVLMGIVNVTPDSFSDGGRFYATERAVSHAKELERQGALILDIGGESTRPGAAEVSAEEELDRVLPVVRELRSCTDAVISVDTRHAAVAAAVLEAGADVINDISGLREAGMAELCAAARCGVVAMHMQGRPETMQDAPSYGDVVREVRGYFEERYDFLLGRGLEPEQICWDPGIGFGKTAEHNLALLSNMDKLQVAGRPVLLGLSRKRMLGAVLGDAEQGRAPLSTAVMTVWGHLHGAQIHRVHDVAECARALRLIRAAEPFVR
- a CDS encoding acyltransferase, with amino-acid sequence MSLPLADDEEKGKRFSCGCPEYISPSRNYGIDALRIVAMMMVLILHLLASIDVLSLENHGSASYNVGWLLEIAAYCGVNCYALITGYVCCDGTFRYERVVSLWFQVVFYTWGSLLLALLFFPQEVQLSNILHSLFPVLSGQYWYVTAYVGLFFFIPFLNALGNRLTKLQFQYLLVTVFMLFSIIPTLLHTDVFPVEEGYSIWWLGILYMLGMYVKKHGLLTGMKTRPLWMFYAGCVCFAWVFKMVLNVVSPYLIGQIKGGGMFIRYNSPFIVGPAVALLLIFSRMHFSSRRAVSCISWLAAASFSVYVLHCNALIGKWFLWDVFEWTASSSSALMVVNVLAIAAVVYAGCALVDSVRRYLFKLMNVERGARAVTGFCGKLGHAFRKMCRRIDSHP